The following are from one region of the Hymenobacter radiodurans genome:
- a CDS encoding rhamnogalacturonidase — protein sequence MLRYALLLLVFLHGIKAGAAPLGGNFNIRDYGAKGDSATLDTDAINRTIAAAAKAGGGTVYFPAGTYRSFSIRLQSRISLYLDQGATLLAATPVGDVGYDAPEPGADNSLQDFGHSHWHNSLIWGENLTDVSILGPGTIYGHGLTREGPHRAPVGNKAIALKLCRNVMLKDFTVLFGGHFALLATGVDNLTIDNLKIDTNRDALDIDACRNVRISNCTINSPWDDAICLKSSFALGYARATENVTITNCQVSGYDRGTLLNGTYQRKEAHLVPDKEGPTGRIKFGTESNGGFKNIAITNCVFEYCRGLALETVDGGLLEDVTISNITMRDIINAPIFLRLGGRLRAPAGTEVGKLRRINISNVNVYNADSRFGSLISGLPGHAIEDVRLSNISIWYKPLEAADASAIQLVVPEHEKDYPEPQKFGILPAYGFFIRHVKNIELHNVSLTFLGAETRSALQLIDVQGVTLQHLTAKKPPTAPLMHLQDVSDLMVRDSEGLKNQTLRQVKSKAL from the coding sequence ATGCTACGCTACGCCTTATTGCTCTTAGTTTTTCTGCATGGAATAAAGGCAGGAGCAGCACCTCTGGGGGGCAATTTTAACATCCGCGACTACGGCGCCAAGGGCGACAGCGCCACTCTCGATACCGACGCCATCAACCGCACCATTGCCGCGGCCGCTAAGGCAGGTGGGGGTACGGTGTACTTTCCGGCCGGCACCTACCGCAGCTTTTCCATCCGGCTGCAAAGCCGCATTTCGCTCTACCTAGACCAAGGCGCGACGCTGCTGGCGGCCACGCCGGTGGGCGATGTCGGCTACGACGCCCCGGAGCCGGGTGCGGACAACAGCTTACAGGATTTCGGGCACAGCCACTGGCACAACAGCCTGATCTGGGGCGAGAACCTGACCGACGTTTCCATTCTCGGACCCGGCACTATTTACGGCCACGGCCTGACGCGGGAAGGCCCGCACCGCGCCCCGGTGGGCAACAAAGCCATTGCCCTCAAGCTCTGCCGCAATGTGATGCTCAAGGACTTTACTGTGCTCTTTGGGGGGCATTTTGCCCTGCTGGCCACGGGCGTCGACAACCTCACCATCGATAATCTGAAGATTGACACCAACCGCGACGCGCTGGATATTGACGCCTGCCGCAACGTGCGCATCTCCAACTGCACCATCAACTCACCCTGGGACGATGCCATTTGCCTGAAAAGCTCATTTGCCCTGGGCTACGCCCGCGCTACGGAGAATGTCACAATTACCAATTGCCAAGTCAGTGGCTACGACCGAGGCACGTTGCTAAATGGTACATATCAGCGCAAGGAAGCTCACTTGGTGCCCGATAAGGAAGGGCCCACTGGCCGCATCAAGTTCGGCACCGAGTCGAACGGTGGCTTTAAGAATATCGCCATCACCAACTGCGTGTTTGAGTACTGCCGGGGCCTGGCCCTGGAAACCGTGGACGGCGGCTTGCTGGAGGACGTGACCATCAGCAACATCACCATGCGCGACATCATCAACGCGCCCATTTTTCTGCGTCTGGGCGGGCGGCTGCGAGCCCCGGCGGGCACGGAAGTAGGCAAGCTGCGCCGCATCAATATCAGCAACGTGAACGTGTATAATGCCGATTCGCGCTTCGGCTCGCTTATCAGCGGCTTGCCCGGTCACGCCATCGAGGATGTGCGCCTGAGCAACATCAGCATCTGGTATAAGCCGCTGGAAGCGGCCGATGCCAGCGCTATTCAGCTAGTCGTGCCCGAGCACGAGAAGGACTACCCGGAGCCGCAAAAGTTCGGCATACTGCCCGCCTACGGCTTTTTCATCCGGCACGTGAAGAATATTGAGCTGCACAACGTGAGCCTCACCTTCCTAGGCGCCGAAACGCGGTCCGCCCTGCAGCTCATCGACGTGCAGGGGGTCACACTACAGCATCTGACCGCGAAAAAGCCCCCCACGGCCCCGCTGATGCACCTCCAGGACGTCAGCGACCTCATGGTGCGCGACAGTGAGGGGCTGAAAAACCAGACGCTGCGCCAAGTAAAATCTAAGGCTTTGTAA
- a CDS encoding zinc-dependent metalloprotease, with the protein MKHITRNSVELLIIGLLTLQGPAALAQQGAPATAKPAGSLAAQIKGMQKFDGYFPFYYDQKTGKIFLEVTRFDQEFLYFGSLASSVGKGIERGQSNSAIAKFIRVGGKVLLIEPNYDYRAVTDNADEQRAVDNAFAKSVIWGFAPVATEGSKVLIDLTPFLVRDSQKIAEGLGSRGYQGPGASLMGGPGTGQPISYKVDESRSAVYLENTRNFPKNTEFEAMITFTSTPGRGADYSLAPDPNAVTVQMHQAFIELPEKGFRPRKFDPRSGFQDFSYLDFAAPMSQPLAQRFIVRHRLEKKEPAAAVSEAIKPIVYYVDRGAPAAIKKALLEGGAWWNQAFEAAGYKDAFQIKELPVGADPMDIRYNMVNWINRSGVPRAYSYGANYVDPRTGEIIKGIVSLGADRHRQDYLIAEGLLQPYEDGKPVSDKMEQMALARIRQLSAHEIGHTLGLHHNFTASTKDRSSVMDYPFPRFSLQPDGSLDLSQAYAVGIGSWDKRAITWGYADFPKGTDENQALERIMQETLQQGHRFIPDIGGYAHPASNQWEDGTDPIAQLATLMQVRRQVLDNFSEKAIRSEAPMATLEEVLVPMYLLHRYQVEAVAKSLGGQFFTHAVKNDGQAPTQMVEPAVQWQAFEALLTTVTPAALQLPEALIAKIPPRPSGYPKTLETFAGYTGPTFDPLATAEAAAGPTIASLLNPQRAARLIEYQARDSKQPGFMPMVEKLLARTWRAKPETGYAGALQTVVNNLTLKYLLQLAADTRAAASVRGQALLAVDDLQQWMRKEVKRGKGPQQANLLFGLSQIEQFRADPKTFIPPPAAEMPPGAPIGMPTMGFVD; encoded by the coding sequence ATGAAGCATATTACACGCAATTCTGTTGAACTCCTAATCATCGGCCTGCTGACTCTCCAGGGGCCAGCAGCCCTTGCCCAACAAGGCGCTCCAGCCACCGCCAAGCCAGCCGGCTCGCTAGCCGCGCAGATTAAGGGGATGCAGAAATTCGACGGTTATTTCCCTTTCTATTACGACCAGAAAACGGGTAAAATATTCCTGGAAGTGACGCGCTTCGACCAGGAATTTTTGTATTTCGGCTCCCTGGCCAGCAGCGTGGGCAAAGGAATCGAGCGGGGCCAGAGCAACTCGGCCATTGCCAAGTTTATCCGCGTGGGGGGCAAAGTGCTGCTCATCGAGCCCAACTACGACTACCGGGCCGTAACCGACAACGCCGACGAGCAGCGGGCCGTGGACAATGCCTTTGCCAAATCGGTCATCTGGGGGTTTGCACCCGTGGCCACGGAAGGCTCAAAAGTGCTGATCGACCTCACTCCTTTTCTGGTGCGCGACAGCCAAAAAATTGCCGAGGGCTTGGGCAGTCGCGGGTACCAAGGACCCGGCGCTAGCTTAATGGGCGGCCCCGGTACCGGACAACCCATTAGCTACAAAGTCGATGAGTCGCGCTCGGCGGTGTACCTGGAAAACACCCGCAACTTCCCCAAGAACACGGAGTTTGAGGCCATGATTACGTTTACGAGCACGCCCGGCCGGGGGGCCGACTACTCGCTGGCCCCCGACCCGAACGCCGTGACGGTGCAGATGCACCAGGCTTTTATTGAGCTCCCCGAAAAGGGATTCCGCCCCCGCAAGTTCGACCCCCGCTCCGGCTTTCAGGACTTCAGCTACCTGGACTTTGCCGCCCCCATGAGCCAACCGCTGGCGCAGCGCTTTATCGTGCGCCACCGCCTGGAAAAGAAAGAGCCCGCTGCGGCGGTGAGCGAAGCCATAAAGCCCATTGTGTATTACGTCGATCGGGGTGCGCCGGCGGCCATCAAAAAAGCGCTGCTAGAAGGCGGGGCTTGGTGGAATCAGGCCTTTGAGGCGGCGGGCTATAAGGATGCCTTCCAAATCAAGGAGCTGCCCGTAGGCGCCGACCCCATGGACATTCGCTACAACATGGTTAACTGGATTAACCGGTCGGGCGTGCCGCGGGCCTACTCCTACGGGGCCAACTACGTCGACCCGCGCACGGGCGAAATCATCAAAGGCATCGTGTCGCTGGGCGCCGACCGCCACCGCCAGGATTATCTTATTGCCGAAGGCCTCTTGCAGCCCTACGAAGACGGCAAGCCCGTATCGGACAAAATGGAGCAGATGGCGCTAGCTCGTATTCGCCAGCTTTCGGCCCACGAAATCGGTCACACGCTGGGGCTGCACCACAACTTCACGGCCAGTACCAAAGACCGCTCTTCGGTGATGGATTATCCGTTTCCGCGCTTTAGTCTGCAGCCCGACGGCAGCCTCGATTTGTCGCAGGCCTACGCAGTCGGCATCGGCAGCTGGGACAAGCGCGCTATCACGTGGGGCTACGCCGACTTCCCCAAGGGCACCGACGAAAACCAGGCGCTGGAGCGCATTATGCAGGAAACCCTGCAGCAGGGCCACCGCTTTATCCCCGATATCGGCGGCTACGCGCACCCGGCCTCCAATCAGTGGGAAGACGGCACCGACCCCATTGCCCAGCTAGCCACCCTGATGCAGGTGCGCCGACAAGTGCTCGACAACTTTTCCGAAAAAGCCATCCGCTCCGAGGCACCCATGGCCACGTTGGAAGAAGTGCTGGTGCCCATGTACCTGCTCCACCGCTACCAAGTAGAAGCTGTAGCCAAATCGCTTGGAGGGCAATTTTTCACTCATGCCGTAAAAAACGACGGGCAGGCCCCTACCCAGATGGTAGAACCAGCGGTGCAGTGGCAAGCGTTTGAGGCGTTGCTCACGACCGTTACGCCGGCCGCGCTGCAGCTGCCCGAGGCGCTTATTGCCAAGATTCCGCCCCGGCCGTCAGGCTATCCCAAGACGCTCGAAACCTTTGCCGGCTACACCGGCCCCACCTTCGATCCGCTGGCCACGGCCGAAGCGGCTGCCGGCCCCACTATTGCCTCCCTGCTAAACCCGCAACGCGCCGCACGCCTCATTGAATATCAGGCCCGCGACAGTAAGCAGCCCGGGTTTATGCCGATGGTAGAGAAGTTGCTGGCGCGTACTTGGCGCGCCAAGCCCGAAACCGGCTACGCGGGCGCGCTCCAAACGGTGGTCAACAATCTTACTTTGAAGTACCTGTTGCAGCTCGCGGCCGACACCAGAGCCGCCGCCAGTGTACGCGGTCAGGCCCTGCTGGCCGTAGACGACTTACAGCAGTGGATGCGTAAGGAAGTGAAGCGGGGCAAAGGGCCGCAACAAGCCAACCTCCTATTTGGCTTGTCGCAAATCGAGCAGTTCCGCGCCGATCCGAAGACGTTCATTCCCCCACCGGCAGCAGAAATGCCCCCCGGGGCTCCCATCGGCATGCCGACTATGGGGTTTGTGGATTAG
- a CDS encoding VIT1/CCC1 transporter family protein: MRHTEQHRTHRIGWLRAAVLGANDGIISTASLVVGVAAAHASRESVLVAGVAGLVAGAMSMATGEYVSVSSQSDTERADLAREQAELRDSPDAEHAELAAIYVERGLEPALADEVARQLTVHDALGAHARDELGISEMVSANPVQAALASAATFTVGAALPLLVILVSPQRLLVWSVSLTSLLFLAALGGLAAYVGGSGVWKAAGRVSFWGVLAMALTAAVGAFFNVSP, encoded by the coding sequence ATGAGGCATACGGAGCAACATCGAACCCATCGTATTGGGTGGCTGCGGGCTGCCGTGCTGGGGGCCAACGATGGAATTATTTCTACGGCTAGTCTGGTGGTGGGCGTCGCGGCGGCGCATGCTTCGCGAGAGAGCGTGCTGGTGGCCGGCGTAGCCGGATTGGTCGCCGGGGCCATGTCGATGGCTACGGGCGAGTACGTATCCGTTAGCTCTCAGTCTGATACCGAACGGGCTGATCTGGCCCGTGAGCAGGCCGAGTTGCGCGACTCGCCGGACGCCGAACATGCCGAGTTGGCTGCCATTTACGTGGAGCGCGGCTTGGAGCCTGCCCTGGCCGACGAAGTAGCCCGGCAACTCACGGTCCACGACGCCTTGGGCGCTCATGCCCGCGACGAGTTGGGTATTTCCGAAATGGTGTCGGCCAATCCGGTGCAGGCCGCGCTGGCCTCGGCGGCTACCTTTACCGTGGGCGCGGCCCTGCCGCTGCTCGTTATTCTGGTGTCACCCCAGCGCCTGCTGGTCTGGAGCGTGTCGCTCACGTCCCTGCTGTTTCTGGCAGCGCTGGGCGGGTTGGCGGCCTACGTGGGCGGTTCTGGCGTGTGGAAGGCGGCTGGTCGGGTCAGCTTCTGGGGCGTGCTGGCCATGGCCCTGACCGCGGCCGTCGGGGCGTTTTTCAATGTTTCTCCCTGA